A window from Flavobacterium gyeonganense encodes these proteins:
- a CDS encoding response regulator transcription factor has translation MKHILLVEDDFDYASILKQYLEFSGFKVSWKKNGKEALGSLPGTKPDICILDVMMPQMDGFTLAEKIVDQFPDTPFVFLTAKSLKEDKIKGLKLGADDYIVKPFEVEELILRVGNILKRSQKNEEKNVLEQTFEIGAYFFDYRNYLLKHHAITHRITEKEAQLILFLFANRNKLIKREEILREIWGNEDFFSGRSMDVFISRLRKYFKEDPAISISSIRGLGFEFKINN, from the coding sequence ATGAAACATATTTTATTAGTAGAAGATGATTTTGATTATGCTTCAATTTTGAAACAGTATCTGGAATTTTCAGGATTTAAAGTATCCTGGAAAAAGAACGGTAAAGAAGCTTTGGGATCTCTTCCCGGGACGAAGCCTGATATTTGTATTTTGGATGTAATGATGCCGCAAATGGATGGTTTTACTTTAGCAGAAAAGATAGTGGACCAATTTCCGGATACGCCTTTTGTTTTTTTAACGGCAAAATCATTGAAGGAGGACAAAATCAAAGGGTTGAAGTTGGGTGCAGATGATTATATCGTAAAACCTTTTGAAGTAGAAGAATTAATTTTAAGAGTAGGTAATATTTTAAAACGTTCTCAAAAAAATGAGGAAAAAAATGTTTTAGAGCAGACCTTCGAAATTGGCGCTTATTTTTTTGATTATCGAAATTACTTGCTGAAACATCATGCAATCACACACCGAATTACCGAAAAAGAAGCGCAATTAATCCTTTTTTTATTTGCGAACCGAAATAAACTCATTAAGAGGGAAGAAATTTTAAGGGAAATCTGGGGCAACGAAGATTTCTTTTCAGGCAGAAGCATGGATGTCTTTATCAGCCGGTTACGAAAATATTTTAAAGAAGATCCTGCTATAAGTATCTCAAGCATAAGAGGCCTGGGTTTTGAATTTAAGATTAACAATTAA
- a CDS encoding outer membrane beta-barrel family protein: MREGEDFIHYLDNSGETNSIWESILKRKNKSASQNSFRVGSEYEIDNSNTLSFGITGSINPNVHGFYNVPTYIYDRNRNLDSLYVTQNNREKTSRNNDYNFSYDHKFKEKEKLSFSSDYTHYYYNENQDIFSSFSLPNNPPYRQTRFVSDNTQKIQLFSAQSDYANEDNGIEMGMKFGKVKADSQLIFKDEINGELIENTSRTNQFLYDETIFAGYASYNKEIEKWTLKAGLRGEYTQLKGNSVTVTEINQQKYFKLFPTFYALYKANENHQIGFSYGKRISRPQYSWLNPFRSYYNSYSYFVGDPKLQPTIIHNLNLTYTLKDKYNFDLYYRHEKNPSMEISYQDYETTTVVYHLTNIEKNTALGLEFNANLVFFDWWESGIQAGINYTQDTFLGVDEKLYQNKRLQYNGSTNNRFTFNKKKDFTAEVNFYYNSKSVQGTFTISQSTSLDFAFRKKIFQDRWELFAIFSDVYRGEKQTVITKYANQYNYFTDYSDTQSFKIGFKYNFGNQKLNEKNRTQTEEQKRI, encoded by the coding sequence GTGAGAGAAGGAGAAGATTTCATTCATTATTTGGATAATTCAGGCGAAACGAACTCGATTTGGGAAAGCATTCTGAAAAGAAAAAACAAATCGGCATCACAAAATTCATTTCGCGTGGGTTCAGAATATGAAATAGATAATTCAAATACACTCTCTTTTGGCATTACTGGTTCTATCAATCCGAATGTTCATGGGTTTTATAATGTGCCCACTTATATTTATGACCGTAACAGAAATCTGGATTCGCTTTATGTGACTCAAAACAACAGAGAAAAAACTTCCCGAAATAATGATTACAATTTCTCTTATGATCATAAATTTAAGGAGAAAGAGAAACTTTCTTTTTCTTCAGATTATACGCATTACTATTACAATGAAAATCAGGATATTTTCTCTTCATTTTCATTACCCAATAATCCTCCTTACCGACAAACACGATTTGTAAGCGACAACACTCAAAAAATTCAGCTTTTTTCAGCACAATCCGATTATGCGAATGAAGACAACGGAATCGAGATGGGAATGAAATTTGGAAAAGTAAAAGCAGACAGTCAGCTTATTTTTAAAGATGAAATTAATGGCGAATTAATTGAAAACACATCCAGAACTAACCAGTTTTTATATGATGAAACCATTTTTGCAGGTTACGCAAGCTATAACAAGGAAATAGAAAAATGGACACTAAAAGCGGGATTGAGAGGAGAATACACGCAACTAAAAGGCAATTCGGTTACGGTAACCGAAATAAACCAGCAAAAATACTTTAAACTTTTCCCCACTTTTTATGCGCTTTACAAAGCCAATGAAAACCATCAAATTGGATTTTCATACGGAAAACGGATTAGCAGACCTCAATACAGCTGGCTTAACCCATTCAGGTCTTACTACAATTCCTATTCGTATTTTGTTGGAGATCCAAAGCTTCAGCCTACCATCATTCACAACCTGAATCTGACTTATACTTTAAAAGACAAATACAACTTTGATTTGTACTACCGACATGAAAAAAATCCTTCAATGGAAATCTCATATCAGGATTATGAAACGACAACAGTTGTCTATCATCTTACTAATATCGAAAAAAACACTGCTTTAGGATTAGAATTCAATGCCAATTTAGTTTTCTTTGACTGGTGGGAATCCGGAATTCAGGCCGGTATCAATTATACTCAGGATACCTTTTTGGGAGTTGATGAAAAATTGTATCAAAACAAACGTTTGCAGTATAACGGAAGCACCAATAACCGATTTACATTCAACAAGAAAAAAGATTTTACCGCCGAAGTCAATTTTTATTACAACTCTAAATCTGTTCAGGGAACTTTTACGATTAGTCAGTCTACCAGCTTAGATTTTGCATTTCGGAAAAAGATATTTCAGGACAGATGGGAACTTTTTGCGATTTTTTCAGATGTTTATCGTGGAGAAAAACAAACAGTCATTACTAAATATGCAAATCAGTATAATTATTTTACTGATTACAGCGATACTCAGAGTTTTAAGATTGGTTTTAAATATAACTTCGGAAATCAAAAATTGAATGAAAAAAACAGAACACAAACTGAAGAGCAGAAAAGAATTTAA
- a CDS encoding carboxypeptidase-like regulatory domain-containing protein — protein MKHYLFIFLLFSFIGTGQHKISGTILDAKNNPVEFAAISLLKQQDSVFYKSTQTNEKGFFEITHAEKEKYILKISSYGHSEKYLNIDVQSDLQLTPILLEQNAEILNDVTITTSKPILKRKIDRIEFTVENSSLSTNNAWEILGKTPGVTTMSSGNLIVRGSNSILVTINDKKVYLTGDELKQFLENTNGEDVKSIEVITNPPAKYEAQGATVLNIRLKKI, from the coding sequence ATGAAACACTATCTTTTTATATTCTTACTCTTTTCTTTTATCGGAACTGGACAGCACAAAATTTCAGGAACTATTCTGGACGCTAAGAATAATCCCGTAGAGTTTGCTGCTATTTCTTTATTAAAACAGCAGGATTCGGTATTTTACAAAAGCACTCAAACTAACGAAAAAGGCTTTTTTGAAATAACACACGCTGAAAAAGAAAAATACATTTTGAAAATCAGTTCTTATGGACATTCTGAAAAATACCTCAATATTGATGTCCAGTCAGATCTACAGCTCACGCCAATTCTACTGGAACAAAATGCAGAAATACTAAATGATGTTACCATTACAACATCAAAACCAATTCTAAAAAGAAAAATTGACCGAATAGAATTTACAGTAGAAAATTCGTCACTTTCTACTAATAATGCCTGGGAAATCCTGGGCAAAACACCTGGCGTGACTACAATGAGCAGCGGCAATCTGATTGTTCGCGGAAGCAATAGTATTTTGGTCACTATTAATGACAAAAAAGTTTACTTAACAGGTGATGAATTAAAACAGTTTTTAGAAAATACAAATGGTGAAGATGTCAAATCAATAGAAGTTATTACAAATCCGCCGGCTAAATATGAGGCTCAGGGAGCAACCGTTTTAAATATCAGGTTGAAAAAAATATAA
- a CDS encoding sensor histidine kinase, producing the protein MQNKKKIAYLIGACIFTVIALAAIQGYFIYNTYKLTEREVNTKIKKQIAELEDHAEFDAIKDSWMEQTGKLSERYVYKKIAKKEYLKLIQINQDSLSEAMKRYMEKFKKPEDFEIGYSDYLTSLVILNNNITDSVYNGKLLIFDNKVKSTNEISSSIGKWQNTNESESDNPGAVKKKYTLMLKTEQFYSFANWQKTILGQMAGLLLFSLILMFFVVYLYYLSIKNLINQKRIADIKTDFVNNITHEFQTPLATMDIAIKTLQRKETQMSNEEYKTTLSLLERQNSRLQKLFQQVANVSVNPVADTSSSIEINCNEIKEIIHDFTLSKPDILITCQQNQETITIKIDRFHLNTILINLLDNAVKYGATQIDIEMNSIDNTFLLGINDNGKGISPKEHIAIFDKFYRVEKGNLHNTKGLGLGLFYVKQLVEAYRGNVKVISEENKGALFLISIPL; encoded by the coding sequence ATGCAAAACAAAAAGAAAATTGCGTATTTAATCGGGGCATGTATTTTTACTGTAATCGCATTGGCGGCTATTCAGGGCTATTTTATATACAATACTTATAAATTGACCGAAAGGGAAGTAAATACCAAAATCAAAAAGCAGATTGCTGAGTTGGAAGACCATGCTGAATTTGATGCCATAAAAGATAGTTGGATGGAGCAAACCGGCAAATTATCCGAAAGATATGTTTATAAAAAAATAGCAAAAAAAGAATATCTAAAACTTATTCAGATAAATCAGGATTCCCTTTCTGAAGCTATGAAGAGGTATATGGAAAAATTTAAAAAACCAGAAGATTTTGAAATAGGTTACAGTGATTATTTAACCTCTCTGGTTATTTTAAACAATAATATAACGGATTCTGTTTATAATGGTAAACTGTTGATTTTTGATAATAAAGTAAAAAGTACTAATGAGATTTCTTCTTCGATCGGAAAGTGGCAAAATACGAATGAATCAGAATCTGATAATCCGGGTGCTGTAAAGAAAAAATATACACTCATGTTAAAAACAGAACAATTTTACAGTTTTGCGAACTGGCAAAAAACGATTTTGGGTCAAATGGCGGGGTTGTTATTGTTTTCTCTGATCTTAATGTTTTTTGTCGTGTACCTGTATTACCTCTCTATTAAAAATTTAATTAACCAAAAACGGATTGCCGATATAAAAACGGATTTTGTAAACAATATTACACATGAATTTCAGACTCCTTTGGCCACAATGGATATTGCAATCAAAACATTACAGCGAAAGGAAACTCAAATGTCGAATGAAGAATATAAAACAACTTTATCTTTATTGGAAAGGCAAAACAGCAGGCTTCAGAAACTGTTTCAGCAGGTTGCGAATGTTTCAGTTAATCCAGTCGCTGATACAAGTTCTTCCATCGAAATAAATTGTAATGAAATCAAAGAAATAATACATGATTTCACGCTTTCCAAACCTGATATTCTGATTACATGCCAACAGAATCAGGAAACCATAACTATAAAGATAGACCGTTTTCATCTCAATACAATTTTGATTAATCTCTTGGATAATGCTGTAAAATATGGTGCTACGCAAATTGATATTGAAATGAACAGTATTGATAATACATTTTTACTCGGTATAAATGACAACGGAAAAGGGATCTCTCCAAAAGAACATATTGCCATTTTTGATAAGTTTTACAGAGTCGAAAAAGGAAATCTTCACAATACCAAAGGCCTTGGTTTGGGATTGTTTTATGTAAAACAATTAGTGGAAGCATATCGTGGAAATGTAAAAGTAATAAGTGAAGAAAATAAAGGTGCTCTATTTTTAATATCAATTCCGTTATAA
- a CDS encoding calcium-binding protein, producing the protein MKSKLHCLFIILFSLLSISNEAQQGKPDVSFNIYDDGFNGDGFNNAVRTLSLQTDGNLIVGGEFLSFNGKPLSYLTRLKTDGTIDEEFDTGSGFNGKIYSSYIQNDDKIVIGGNFTSYDGVAAGRLIRLNTDGSHDSTFNTSIAAGTGIINQIARQSDGKFIIVGSFTKYDGITVNRIARILPDGNLDATFLTGSGAPSNINCVQIQPDGKIILSGNFIKFNGADVNRIVRLNSDGSIDISFNIGTAFNDEIRAMYLQSDGKIILGGEFTDYNGIAANRIIRLNSDGSIDSGFLSGTGFNNGTVNVIKADLSGNIMLGGSFTDLYNGTDVNRFILLNPDGTIKTDFNAGGGPGSASVFSLENSDDGSWYIGGSFSVFDYLNQGKLAKTDASGIHDISYLSAGVGFDNSVLKVLPLPDNNTMVFGNFSNFNGIACSKIARILPDGNLDNTFNSAQSGANNAIKTAARQLDGKMIIAGSFTSYNNTVCNRVARILPDGSLDNSFVSGSGFNGQVYSVSIQSDGKILAAGNFTKYNGVTFGRIVRLMQDGTIDGSFNAAVGANGIVDAIIVQPDGKIILGGRFDTFNGIGYSKLIRLNADGSIDSSFSIGIGFDKNVYALDLQSDGKIIAGGSFLNFNGVSKKRILRLNSDGTLDITFNSGTGFSNADVRSILVQPDNRILVGGAFSGNYNGTASLRLLRLSSNGVFDSSFSANLNSTLYTMGFTSNHKLIIGGNFNSVSGVTKHRIARLKLCVNSSKWNGTNWSNGFSSGEKELTFEEDYLFSSSTNACSCNIKSGKTVTISTGKTLGLNFDYSGSGILTLEDTAALYQSDDEIVNTGTIYLKRKTTPIRKFDYTYWSSPVENHKLIDVSPNTLLDKFFSFDFNANNWKEENPSGNMELGKGYIIRGAQDFSVTVPEKHEATFKGIPVNGKIKTNVGNTDSFNLIGNPYPSALDADIFLKDNKDVIKGTLYFWTHNTPFANKYVSDDYAVYNLLGGVGTRAAIASGENETLPDGKIASAQSFFVQSLIAGEVKFENSMRVIEHNSQFFKPAKISEKKKKPERSRIWLNLTNKESAFKQLLIGYIEGATNGYDSGFDGESFNGNKYIDFYSFNEEKSWAIQGREFPFEDSDEIVLGYKTEIKGNFTISIDHLDQTFTDQSIYLEDKDKMILHDLKKEPYVFSTEKGIFNTRFVLRFTSKTLHLKDISPNKKEFVIYQKKGQLVIESEDSKIQKVQLFDISGKLILEQNATQNSIIISNLKPENQLLLLKIQTADSLKTQKIIY; encoded by the coding sequence TTGAAATCAAAATTACACTGCTTGTTTATAATTCTTTTTAGTTTATTGTCTATTTCAAATGAAGCCCAACAGGGTAAACCAGACGTCAGTTTTAATATTTATGATGATGGTTTTAATGGTGATGGTTTTAATAATGCAGTAAGAACCTTGTCACTGCAAACAGATGGGAATTTAATTGTAGGAGGTGAATTTTTGAGTTTTAACGGAAAGCCACTTTCTTATTTGACACGGCTCAAAACAGATGGAACTATAGATGAAGAATTTGATACAGGTTCAGGTTTTAATGGAAAGATATATTCATCTTACATACAAAATGATGATAAAATTGTTATTGGAGGCAATTTTACCAGTTATGATGGAGTTGCTGCAGGCAGATTAATCCGATTAAATACTGATGGCTCGCATGATAGCACTTTTAATACTTCTATAGCAGCAGGTACGGGCATTATAAATCAAATTGCCCGGCAATCAGATGGAAAATTTATAATCGTTGGAAGCTTTACAAAGTATGATGGAATTACTGTAAACAGGATAGCCAGGATTTTACCTGATGGAAATTTAGATGCCACTTTTTTAACTGGTTCAGGTGCTCCTTCGAATATAAATTGTGTTCAGATCCAACCCGACGGGAAGATTATTCTGTCAGGAAATTTTATAAAATTTAATGGTGCCGATGTCAATAGAATAGTTCGATTAAATTCAGATGGTAGTATTGATATCAGTTTTAATATTGGAACTGCTTTTAATGATGAAATCCGCGCAATGTACTTACAATCAGATGGAAAAATTATACTGGGAGGTGAATTTACAGATTATAACGGAATTGCTGCTAACAGGATTATTCGGTTGAATTCAGATGGATCAATCGATTCTGGTTTTCTGTCAGGTACAGGTTTCAATAACGGTACTGTAAATGTTATAAAAGCGGATCTGTCAGGAAATATTATGCTCGGTGGGTCTTTTACAGATTTGTATAATGGAACTGATGTAAACAGATTTATACTTTTAAATCCAGACGGCACAATTAAAACGGACTTCAATGCAGGAGGAGGACCTGGTTCAGCATCAGTATTTAGTTTAGAAAATTCAGATGATGGCAGTTGGTACATTGGTGGGTCATTTTCAGTATTTGATTATTTGAACCAGGGAAAACTGGCTAAAACAGATGCTAGTGGAATTCATGATATTAGTTATCTTTCGGCTGGAGTCGGATTTGATAATTCGGTTTTAAAAGTATTACCATTGCCTGATAATAATACAATGGTTTTTGGTAATTTCTCAAATTTTAACGGAATTGCATGTTCAAAAATTGCCCGTATTTTGCCTGACGGAAATTTGGATAATACTTTTAATTCAGCTCAGTCAGGGGCTAATAATGCTATCAAAACGGCAGCCCGGCAATTAGATGGAAAAATGATTATAGCTGGAAGTTTTACTAGTTACAACAATACAGTCTGCAATCGCGTTGCCCGAATTTTACCTGATGGAAGTTTAGACAACAGTTTTGTTTCCGGAAGCGGTTTTAATGGTCAGGTATATTCGGTATCGATTCAATCAGATGGGAAAATATTAGCAGCAGGTAATTTCACGAAATATAATGGCGTTACATTTGGCCGAATAGTGCGCCTCATGCAGGACGGGACAATTGATGGTAGTTTTAATGCTGCTGTAGGTGCAAATGGAATTGTAGATGCTATCATTGTCCAGCCAGACGGAAAAATCATCTTAGGAGGAAGATTTGATACATTCAACGGTATAGGATATTCAAAGTTAATACGATTAAATGCTGACGGAAGTATAGATAGCAGCTTTTCTATAGGTATTGGGTTTGACAAAAACGTATATGCCCTTGATCTGCAATCCGACGGGAAAATTATTGCGGGAGGTTCTTTTTTAAATTTTAATGGAGTTTCAAAAAAACGAATTTTAAGGCTTAATTCAGATGGGACATTAGACATAACTTTTAACTCCGGAACTGGTTTTAGTAACGCAGATGTTCGAAGTATTTTAGTACAGCCAGACAACAGGATTCTGGTTGGAGGTGCATTTTCAGGAAATTATAACGGAACAGCTTCTTTACGATTATTGCGTTTGTCTTCTAATGGTGTTTTTGACTCCTCATTTTCAGCGAATTTGAATAGTACTTTGTATACGATGGGCTTTACATCTAATCATAAACTGATTATCGGGGGCAATTTTAACTCGGTATCAGGAGTGACAAAACATAGAATTGCCCGTTTGAAATTATGTGTCAATAGTTCAAAATGGAACGGTACGAATTGGTCAAATGGATTTTCTTCAGGCGAAAAGGAATTAACTTTTGAAGAAGATTATTTATTTTCTTCTTCAACAAATGCATGTAGTTGTAATATAAAATCTGGAAAGACAGTGACAATTTCAACAGGAAAAACTTTGGGATTAAACTTTGATTATTCGGGATCCGGAATTCTGACTTTAGAAGATACAGCAGCTTTATATCAATCTGATGATGAAATAGTAAATACAGGTACTATTTATCTTAAACGCAAAACTACACCCATTCGAAAATTTGATTATACTTATTGGTCTTCACCTGTTGAAAACCATAAACTAATCGATGTTTCTCCAAATACATTATTAGATAAATTTTTCTCTTTTGATTTTAATGCAAACAATTGGAAAGAGGAAAATCCATCAGGAAATATGGAATTAGGAAAAGGTTATATTATTCGTGGGGCACAGGATTTCTCAGTTACGGTTCCGGAAAAACATGAGGCAACTTTTAAAGGAATACCAGTTAACGGAAAAATTAAAACAAATGTTGGTAATACAGATAGTTTCAATTTAATTGGCAATCCATACCCATCCGCTCTTGATGCGGATATATTTTTAAAAGACAACAAAGATGTTATCAAAGGAACTCTTTATTTCTGGACGCACAATACACCATTTGCTAATAAATATGTTTCAGATGATTACGCAGTTTACAATCTGTTGGGAGGTGTGGGTACAAGAGCAGCAATCGCTTCTGGTGAAAATGAAACTTTGCCTGACGGAAAAATTGCTTCGGCACAATCTTTTTTTGTTCAGAGTTTAATTGCCGGGGAAGTGAAATTTGAAAATAGTATGCGAGTTATAGAACATAATTCACAGTTTTTTAAACCTGCTAAGATTTCCGAAAAAAAGAAAAAACCAGAAAGAAGCAGAATATGGCTTAACCTTACGAATAAAGAAAGTGCATTCAAACAACTTTTAATTGGTTATATTGAAGGAGCAACAAACGGGTACGATTCGGGTTTTGACGGAGAGTCATTCAATGGAAACAAGTATATTGATTTTTATAGTTTTAATGAAGAAAAAAGCTGGGCTATACAAGGCAGGGAATTCCCTTTTGAAGATTCAGATGAAATAGTCCTGGGTTATAAAACAGAAATCAAGGGAAATTTCACTATAAGCATAGATCATTTGGATCAAACTTTTACGGACCAATCCATTTATCTTGAAGATAAGGACAAAATGATTTTACATGATTTAAAAAAAGAACCTTATGTATTTTCAACTGAAAAAGGAATTTTTAATACTCGTTTTGTTTTAAGATTTACATCTAAAACATTGCATTTAAAAGACATTTCGCCAAATAAAAAAGAATTTGTAATTTATCAAAAGAAGGGACAATTAGTTATAGAATCAGAAGATTCAAAAATTCAAAAAGTTCAGCTTTTCGATATAAGTGGAAAATTGATTTTAGAACAAAATGCCACCCAAAATTCAATAATAATTTCTAATCTGAAACCAGAAAATCAGCTTCTGTTACTTAAAATTCAAACAGCAGACAGCTTAAAGACACAAAAAATAATATATTAA